TGCTCCCAAGTAAGATGCATAGTTTAGAGCTAAATTTGCATCTGCTCTGCAGGAcctacaaatacatacacacacatctgtgTCAATCTCAGGCGTACTAACTTTTTAATTGGCTCCACCATTGAAACCCCACCGCCATCCCCAATGCTATTGGAAACAACCATCAAACACTGCTGGAACCTTACCTCTTTGTCACCACTTCTCCCAATACCAAACGCTACCCCCAAGGGACCCCGAATGGTCCCACTTCAGCGTAACTCGTGAAGTTTTTCCACGCGGAACCCAAGGAGCTGGATGTGGAAACACGGCCACTTCCGAGAGTCAGGGCAGCAAACCCAATGACTCAGGAAGttcattttccattttatcttcaAAGAAATGCTTTGCAAGTCTTCCTTCCATAAATCATGCTCTCAAAGAACACTTATCTCCTGTGAACTTTTTATTTATGGGCATCACAAACAAATGTCTACGCGTAAACGTGAGTTCAGTAAAAGTGGATGTTCATTCTGGGTTTCTCGACGGTCCCTTTCTGGCTCCACAAAACGCAATTTAGTTTCCCCGTTAATTAAGATGAGATGCTCGTCTTCCCTAGCCTAAGGTTCTCTGTGCTCAAATTAGTTTACTAGAAATCCATTTAGCATGTAGtccttttttcaaaaacaaaatgtggtttggGCACAATGGGTCAATTGTAGTTATCCATTTTGcttaaaaatagtcttttttccttcttaagaGAGTGTTTACGTTAACGCCCACAGAGACTCTGGACAACCAGCAATCCAAAGCCATCTCTCATCTTGTTCAGCCACCGCCGAACATACAAACTGCTGTTTTGATTTCAGAATCCTGAATCCTATAGGTTGTAAGGAATTTTATACTGGTGGGAAATCTGAAACAAAACAGGCCAAATCAGGCCTCTCCTAAACTTATCTCTTGCGGTTTAACATTTTCCCTCATCTGAAAAGGGCATTATATTAGACGTGAATCACGTTTCTCAAAGTATCTACTTTATCGGAAAGGCCTTGAATCCTTCCAGGCCTGGAGGTGCACACTCCAGCTCATTCGCCCCGTGACTGCAAGAAACCCCTCCCAGGGCCCTCCTCAATCCAGTCCAGGTTTTTCCCGCCTACTCCACCAGCAGCAGTAAGAGGTGTTGTGTTCTCAGGCTGTTTTTCTGATTAGAATCAGATTTCAGCAAAATGTACTTTCGTGTTCACGATGGCCTATACCCATTCCTGTGCGTACGGATTTCTCCTCCACTCAGGTCTAGTTAACGCTGGTGTGTTTATCTGGTCTGCATCTTGGACGGCAGCTAATCATCCTTCAAGTCCCAGACACACGAGCAATTTTTCAGATGCACCTGTAGGGCTCAAGTTAACTCCAAGCAAAGTGACCTTCCGCTGAGCGCCATCGTTTATGGGACACGTCCTGACAACTTCCAGTGGGCTTCATCAGATGCTGAAGCACCACACTCCTGAGAGTTCTCCGTGACTCTTTTTATCTTGTGTTccacaattttaataaaaaagcaGGTAGCGTTTCCTCTGTTATATTGGAATTCCAGGGTATCCACTCTACAGCTGTAACTTTAAATCCCACGGATACTAGAAAACACATGCTGGATTTAGATGGCATTAGAGGGCTCTgtttacttttagaaaaaaaggtGTACGGATCCCCAAGCTACCTCAATCGTCACCCTGTAACCCTTGCAGACCGCTGACCTCAGGCCAGCATCTAAGCCGTGTTCACTGCTCTGTGCTTTGCGGTTCCCACAAAGCCTCTATCTTCCTGACAACCCTGCACAGAAGCGGctacaaaattaaagaagaaactctCTTGAACCCACCGGACCCCTCACTCCACCTCTCCTCCACCTCATCATTCAAAGTTTGAGACAGTCAGGACCTCTGAGACAGTCAGGACGCCCCTGCAGGTGCAAGGCAAGCACACCTCTCTCCTCTTGGATCTGTGATGAGACTGCAAAGGACAATTCTGGACACCATCCCATCCAATGGTTCCCGAGAAGACCAGCATGGCCATCTTTCACTGTCTCCTCTGAAGCCCAGATTCACATCGCCTGGGCGGCCGAAAAATCCTGGGGGCCTGGGCCCCGCCCACTGGTCGCTTCACGTCACTGCGCCTGGGCTGCCCCCATAGGCCATTTCTCAAGCACACTCAGGCGGTCTAACTGGGGCAGGTGCTCCCGGCCACGGTCCCCAAACCGGCAGCACCAGCACAACCTGGGGGCTTCTTAGGAAAGCACACTGGGAGCCACACCCCAGACCCACGGCACTGGAATCTCGGGGATTCACCTAGCCCGGCCGTCCGGGTCTCAGCAAACTCTCCACGTGACTCCCAGGTGGGCCCCAGTTGAAGAACCACTGCTTCTGAGCTGTGTTTAAGCAGCGTTACCATTTCAGCCCGTTCGGAGAAGAGGAACGTCTCTGGTGGAAAAGCTCCTACAGGCTGCGTGTAAACTTTAAATGGTTCGCTGTTCCCTGCAGCAGTCACCAAAATGGATGTTCGTTTCCTAAACAACTTTTGGGCCTGTTTTTTATAAGCTCTGAGGCTCGGCAAGAGCCAGCCGGGCCCGGCTccaggaaaacaaagagaaaggtgAGGGCTGCGGCCTGGGAGCTGCTGGAACTTCAGGTCCCCTCCCGGCAGAAGTTTCCCACCTCTCAGATGGAGAAGACCCCCTCTCTGCCGCCTCCCCCCCGGGGGTGGCTGAACTGGGGGCACCCGCCAGGTGTGTTCATGGGAAGACGGGGAGGCTGGGCccaagaaaacaaatcaaaagtCTCCCGAGTCCGAAGAGTCACATTCAACTCAAAGATGACCTGAGTGCTCTTGGCAAGGTCTCTGGGGTTCCAGAGCTGACATCGGGCCAAAAGTGAAACAGAACAGGAAACCTGCGCCCGTACTCGGGCATTTAGGTCGAGGTACCAAAGAAAGGAAGAGGCTTTAGCCACGGATGCCCTCGCGCGCCCACCCTTCTTCCACCAGCCGCAGGGGCCTCACCTTTCACGACCGTCGCCTCTTTCAGGTGATGCGTCAAGAAGTCGAGGCTGGCGTAGGTGCTGGCGGAGGGCAGGGCGCCAGGGCCGGGCCCCACACACACGCCGCCGGTGCTGCCGGCCCCTACCGCGCCGATGAGACCCCCGAGGCTCCGGGTCCGGCCCCAGGCGCCCTTGTCTCCCGTCTGAGGATGCTGCGGCGGCTGCGGCAACAGCCCCGGCTCGTCCCTCACGTCGATGGCGATGTAGTTGAGGCCGTTCTGGAAGCCGGCAGAGGTCTCCCGGCGCATCGGCGAGCCACTGCCCCCGGGGCAGCCGACCAAACCCCCGGGCTGGCTCGGCGTCCAGGGCCGCGCCTGCGGGGGGAGCGGCGGCGGCAACTGGCGGGGGGACGTGGAGGGCTCGTCGCCGCCACCCAGGACGCTGCCGCCGCCCCCTTCGCCGCTTTTCCTGAGAGACACGTTCTCCACCGAGGCCGAGTTGTGGCGCTTGGGGTTGTGGGCGAAGGACGGGGACACGGGGGTCACAGTGGTGGTCGAGGAGAAGGTCTCCGAGCTGTGGCGGCGGCGGCCCCCTTGCGGGTCCGCGCGGATGACCTTGGCGCCGCGGTGCGGGTCTGGGGGCTGGCTGGCCTGCAGGAAGGCCTCGACCCCCGACACCTGGTCCATGAGGCTCAGCCTCTTCAGGCCGGACACGAGGCTGCTCACGCGGGCCCCGTCGGGCTTCGGGGGCGCGGCGATCGGTTGCGGCGGCGTGGCAGCCACGCCGAAGGCCATCTCGGTGTAGTCGCCGCTGTCGCCCGCCCCCGAGGACGGAGAGGAGGCCGCGCCAGGGCCCTGGGAGGGCGGTGCCGGAGGCAGGCGGTACAGCTCtccgggcgggggcggcggcggcggcggcggctgcaggGCCGAGGAGGGGGCGGCGGGGCGCGGGGGCAGCGGCGGGTACGCGGAGGCCTCGGGGGACAGGAGGGCGTCCAGGGAGCCCACGGGGTCCCCGGCCTGGCCGCCCGGCTGGGGTGACTTGGGCGAGCTGAAGTCGAGGTTCATGTAGTCGGAGAGCGGGGAGCGCTGCCGGCTGTCGCCGCTGGTGCCCGGGGTGCCCGAGCCCAGCGACGAGGCCGGGCTGCCGGCGGACAGCAGCGACGACGACGAGGCGGCCGAGGCCAGCAGCGGGGGCGCGGGCGGCGACAGGCGCGCGCCCGCCTCGCCGAAGTCGATGTTGATGTACTCGCCCGGGCTCTTGGGCTCGGGCGGCAGCGGGTACTCGTGCATGCGGGGCAGGGTCTGCAGCCCCTCCAGGGACAGGCGCGTGGGCCGCGCGGCCCGGCAGCGCTGGCCCAGGAAGCCCTCCGGGCGGCCGCTGCCACCGCCACCGGGCCTCGCGGGCGAAGGCACCGCCGCGTGGGGTGGCTGCGGgtggccgccgccgcccccggccccggccgCGTAGGCGCCGGCTGGCTGCGTGGACCCCGGGCCGGCCGTCGACTCCAGCCGCTCCTCCTCCAGGATGCGCCCCACGGGGGAGCTCATGAGCACGTACTGGTCGCCGTCGCCGTTGCAGGCGTAGGGGGCCTTGTAGGAGCGGGGCAGGGAGCTGTAGCAGTAGCCGGGGACGCCCCGGAGCAtctccccgccgccgccgccgctgccgccgtgCAGGGCGGCCGAGAAGAAGTCGGGCGGGGTGCCCGAGGCGCCCGCGTCGCCGGGGGACATGTTGAGGTAGTCCCCGTTTGGAAGCAGCCTGCCGTCGGCGGCGCTCTCCACCGCCAGCTTGGAGCCGCCGCACCACATGCGCATGTACCCGCTGTCCTCGGGGGAGCTCTCGGCCGGGGAGCTGGTCTTGTAGCCGCCCCCGCTCCCCGGGAAGGCCCTGCTGGCGGCCGACGCGGGCGTGGGCCCCGCGGCTCCCGCGGGGGGCAAGGCCGCGACGGCGGCGCGCGGCTGCAGGATCTGCTTCGGGGCGGACACGCTGGTGGGGCTCATGGGCATGTAGTCGTCGCTCTTGcagctcccgccgccgccgcccgtgAGGGCCACGCCGGGGGTCATGGGCATGTAGCCGTCGTCCGTGCCCAGGTTACTGCTGGAGCTCCTGTGCGACCCGATCTCGATGTCGCCGTAGTCCTCGGGGTAGGGGTGGTAGGCCACTTTGGGGGAGGACGCGGGGCACGACGGGCAGAGGCGGCCTGAGCTGCCGGAGAAGGTGGCCCGCATCAGGGTGTACTCATCCAGGGACGCGGAGGAGGGCTGGGGCACCGGCCGCTGCCGGGCAGGCGTGGTCAGGGAGTAGGTCCTCTTCCTCAGGCCCCTGTCCAAGTCCTGGGCCCCGTCCCCGGAGACTCTGCGGTAGGGTCGGCCGCAGTGGCTCAGGGGCCGGTCCATGGTCATGTACCCGTACAGCTCGCCCGCGCTGCCGTCCCTGGCCGGGGGCGTCTCGGCGATGGACTCGGGCGTGTTGCTCCTGAGACTGCAGAAGGCTCTCAGGTCCCCAGGG
The nucleotide sequence above comes from Balaenoptera ricei isolate mBalRic1 chromosome 18, mBalRic1.hap2, whole genome shotgun sequence. Encoded proteins:
- the IRS2 gene encoding insulin receptor substrate 2, with product MASPPMHGRPGPAGGDGPNLNLNHNNNNNNSGVRKCGYLRKQKHGHKRFFVLRGPGAGGDEAAAAATAGGGPAPQPPRLEYYESEKKWRSKAGAPKRVIALDCCLNINKRADAKHKYLIALYTKDEYFAVAAENEQEQEGWYRALTDLVSEGRASAGDAPPAAAAAPSASCSASLPGALGGSAGAAAAAAADDSYGLVAPATAAYREVWQVNLKPKGLGQSKNLTGVYRLCLSARTIGFVKLNCEQPSVTLQLMNIRRCGHSDSFFFIEVGRSAVTGPGELWMQADDSVVAQNIHETILEAMKALKELFEFRPRSKSQSSGSSATHPISVPGARRHHHLVNLPPSQTGLVRRSRTDSLAATPPAAKCSSCRVRTASEGDGGVAAGAGAAGGRPVSVAGSPLSPGPVRAPLSRSHTLSGGCGGRASKVTLAPAGGALQHSRSMSMPVAHSPPAAATSPGSLSSSSGHGSGSYPPPPGPHPHMQHPLHPQRPSSGSASASGSPSDPGFMSLDEYGSSPGDLRAFCSLRSNTPESIAETPPARDGSAGELYGYMTMDRPLSHCGRPYRRVSGDGAQDLDRGLRKRTYSLTTPARQRPVPQPSSASLDEYTLMRATFSGSSGRLCPSCPASSPKVAYHPYPEDYGDIEIGSHRSSSSNLGTDDGYMPMTPGVALTGGGGGSCKSDDYMPMSPTSVSAPKQILQPRAAVAALPPAGAAGPTPASAASRAFPGSGGGYKTSSPAESSPEDSGYMRMWCGGSKLAVESAADGRLLPNGDYLNMSPGDAGASGTPPDFFSAALHGGSGGGGGEMLRGVPGYCYSSLPRSYKAPYACNGDGDQYVLMSSPVGRILEEERLESTAGPGSTQPAGAYAAGAGGGGGHPQPPHAAVPSPARPGGGGSGRPEGFLGQRCRAARPTRLSLEGLQTLPRMHEYPLPPEPKSPGEYINIDFGEAGARLSPPAPPLLASAASSSSLLSAGSPASSLGSGTPGTSGDSRQRSPLSDYMNLDFSSPKSPQPGGQAGDPVGSLDALLSPEASAYPPLPPRPAAPSSALQPPPPPPPPPGELYRLPPAPPSQGPGAASSPSSGAGDSGDYTEMAFGVAATPPQPIAAPPKPDGARVSSLVSGLKRLSLMDQVSGVEAFLQASQPPDPHRGAKVIRADPQGGRRRHSSETFSSTTTVTPVSPSFAHNPKRHNSASVENVSLRKSGEGGGGSVLGGGDEPSTSPRQLPPPLPPQARPWTPSQPGGLVGCPGGSGSPMRRETSAGFQNGLNYIAIDVRDEPGLLPQPPQHPQTGDKGAWGRTRSLGGLIGAVGAGSTGGVCVGPGPGALPSASTYASLDFLTHHLKEATVVKE